Proteins encoded by one window of Triplophysa rosa linkage group LG19, Trosa_1v2, whole genome shotgun sequence:
- the fabp6 gene encoding gastrotropin has translation MAFSGKWETESQDGYEEFCKLVGIPDDVITRGRDFKLVTEIIQNGDDFTWIQYYPNNHTVTNKFIIGKESDMETVGGKKFKGTVNMGGGKLSIDFPKYHHTSEVSGGKLVETSTASGAKGPVVYVRTSKKI, from the exons ATGGCTTTTTCTGGCAAGTGGGAAACTGAATCTCAGGATGGATATGAGGAATTTTGCAAACTAGTTG GTATCCCTGATGATGTAATTACAAGAGGACGTGACTTTAAGCTAGTGACAGAGATCATCCAGAACGGAGATGACTTTACATGGATCCAATACTATCCAAACAACCACACCGTAACCAATAAATTCATCATTGGCAAAGAGAGTGACATGGAGACAGTTGGAGGGAAAAAATTCAAG GGGACCGTCAACATGGGCGGGGGCAAGCTGTCCATAGATTTCCCCAAGTACCACCACACATCAGAGGTCAGTGGTGGAAAGCTGGTTGAG acCTCCACAGCTAGCGGCGCTAAGGGTCCAGTCGTTTATGTTCGTACAAGCAAGAAGATCTAA
- the pwwp2a gene encoding PWWP domain-containing protein 2A → MAAVAAEPGAAAAASTTAGDGVEYDPEPGEHVDDLQVRSAPDFVPETELCYQPEDVDAVQECSHVQMEIRRPDLQAAGKALAVHADGEQTDTADSWGRLDANEQPVLMDYRYTGVSEYGERLKDSYSPKVEAASEVYPLESSPCLLPNPIPDSQPSVVFLHSLPAHPSEPETGLSLAKPAEPTVDYDSNPVSTHHTDLECELIGFTQPEPEPANDAPGSEHKSHEDAFHEIPNPSDHLDSLSNAEETSLEESVGQSCISDFSTVSSKDSPELTAVVDQSLISSSESEEVRSHPLHEQSFETDLSEPDGVSESKPPVLCAEPDTVGSLVLGSEVRVTLDHIIDDALVVSFRLGEKIFSGVLMDLSKRFGPYGIPITVFPKREYKDKPESMQLKKEAFQSETDKGVTQGPTDSPVKDPTDTPDAPLKDAAEAPAVPQPSPNPQPNPWTSKPPPLFQEGAPYPPPLFIRDTYNQSLPQPLPRKIKRPKRRLYREEPTSIMNAIKLRPRQVLCDKCKGTVVQGDKRETRRGPISDCRSDDAKRRRNDNTTAVTGKRPRNEPRSEDKGRGTDGPKRQASAIRVSSSTSSLGHSQVKGAAAGNKVVKGVSSTTQSSANARMQLNAKKVLQSKNVDHSKAREVLKMAKAQRGQRETLTGSGGNSKAITRAAALQEAHQKVHFTRRLQQISGGGSNPLPPRMRIKPQRYRNEENDSSSCKPPCLEKVLGGGHIVLPKPAAPRCTSTRSSSSSCSASQAPNAVESQRSDIALESLLSTAQPDPQTLPAPEYRETHTEPEEQEGREEKREMHGSKAGNLVVYMTLNPSQPDSSSTSMCSVDSADDIKSSNSECSSNETFDLPPPGDLRSAPAPGTSSAFVSASPSAPKDDKKSSKSHKAAVFSKNVSKCVALDGRTICVGDIVWAKILGFPWWPARILAITVSRKDNGLLVRQEARVSWFGSPTTSFLAITQLAPFLENFQSRFDKKRKGLYRKAITEAAKAAKQLTPEVRALLTQFET, encoded by the exons ATGGCGGCCGTGGCTGCGGAGCCAGGAGCTGCTGCTGCGGCATCAACAACAGCGGGGGACGGGGTGGAGTACGACCCCGAGCCAGGAGAGCATGTGGACGACCTACAGGTCCGTTCAGCGCCCGACTTCGTCCCAGAAACGGAGCTGTGTTACCAACCGGAGGATGTGGATGCAGTTCAGGAATGCAGCCATGTCCAAATGGAAATCAGAAGGCCGGACCTTCAAGCCGCGGGAAAAGCCCTCGCTGTCCATGCGGACGGTGAGCAAACCGACACGGCGGATTCCTGGGGGCGCTTGGACGCAAACGAGCAGCCCGTGCTTATGGACTACAGGTACACGGGCGTTTCTGAGTACGGGGAACGTTTAAAGGATTCGTACTCGCCAAAGGTGGAGGCTGCGAGCGAGGTCTATCCTCTCGAATCCAGCCCCTGCCTTCTCCCGAACCCCATCCCCGACTCCCAGCCCTCCGTGGTCTTCTTGCATTCTCTCCCCGCTCATCCTTCGGAACCCGAAACCGGACTGTCTCTCGCCAAGCCAGCCGAACCGACTGTCGATTATGACTCCAATCCCGTATCAACCCATCATACTGATCTCGAGTGTGAACTGATAGGCTTCACGCAACCGGAGCCAGAACCCGCTAATGACGCTCCCGGGTCAGAACACAAAAGTCACGAGGATGCATTTCATGAAATCCCGAACCCATCGGATCATCTGGACTCGCTGTCAAACGCAGAGGAAACGTCACTGGAGGAGTCAGTGGGACAGAGCTGCATTAGTGATTTTTCTACTGTTTCTAGCAAAGACTCTCCCGAATTAACAGCGGTCGTGGATCAGTCGCTCATCTCATCCTCGGAATCGGAGGAGGTGCGCTCGCATCCTCTTCACGAACAGAGTTTTGAAACGGACCTCAGTGAACCTGATGGGGTGTCAGAGTCGAAGCCCCCGGTTCTGTGTGCGGAGCCTGACACGGTTGGCAGTCTCGTGCTCGGGTCAGAGGTTCGTGTCACACTGGATCACATCATCGATGATGCGCTCGTGGTGTCGTTCCGTTTAGGCGAGAAGATCTTCTCCGGAGTTCTCATGGACCTTTCGAAAAG GTTTGGACCTTACGGAATTCCTATTACGGTGTTCCCCAAGAGAGAGTACAAGGACAAACCAGAATCTATGCAGCTAAAGAAGGAAGCATTCCAGTCAGAGACAGATAAAGGTGTCACTCAAGGACCTACTGATTCCCCAGTTAAGGATCCAACGGATACTCCTGATGCCCCCCTTAAGGACGCTGCCGAAGCTCCTGCTGTGCCCCAGCCCAGTCCCAACCCTCAGCCCAACCCATGGACCTCAAAACCACCTCCCTTGTTTCAGGAGGGGGCCCCTTATCCACCTCCGTTGTTCATCAGGGACACCTACAACCAGTCATTACCTCAGCCTCTACCCCGCAAAATCAAGCGGCCCAAGCGTAGGCTGTATAGAGAGGAGCCCACTTCTATAATGAATGCCATCAAGCTCCGGCCGAGACAAGTTCTGTGCGATAAATGCAAAGGGACTGTGGTGCAAGGGGACAAGCGTGAGACCCGCAGAGGCCCTATCTCAGACTGCCGTAGTGACGATGCCAAAAGACGGCGAAATGACAACACAACGGCTGTTACCGGTAAGCGGCCACGCAATGAGCCTCGTTCCGAGGACAAGGGCCGTGGTACTGATGGGCCCAAGCGGCAAGCTTCAGCCATACGGGTGTCGTCGTCCACCTCCTCTCTGGGCCATAGTCAGGTCAAAGGTGCAGCTGCTGGTAACAAAGTTGTGAAGGGCGTGTCCAGTACGACGCAATCCTCGGCCAATGCCCGCATGCAGCTCAATGCCAAAAAAGTGCTTCAGAGCAAAAACGTTGACCACTCCAAAGCACGAGAGGTGCTCAAGATGGCCAAGGCTCagagaggacagagagagacactCACAGGTAGCGGTGGGAATTCCAAGGCCATAACCCGGGCCGCTGCTCTCCAGGAAGCCCACCAGAAGGTCCACTTCACCCGAAGACTGCAGCAGATCAGTGGAGGAGGTTCCAACCCCTTGCCACCCAGGATGCGTATCAAGCCCCAAAGGTACCGTAATGAAGAAAACGATTCTTCCTCATGTAAGCCGCCTTGCTTGGAGAAAGTGCTGGGAGGGGGCCATATAGTGCTGCCCAAACCAGCAGCGCCCCGCTGCACCTCCACacgctcctcctcctcctcctgctcTGCAAGCCAAGCACCCAATGCAGTAGAGTCCCAGAGGTCAGACATAGCGCTCGAGTCCCTACTGAGCACTGCCCAACCCGATCCCCAAACGCTCCCAGCCCCGGAATACAGGGAAACCCACACGGAGCCGGAGGAACAGGAGGGGCGGGAGGAAAAGCGGGAGATGCACGGGAGCAAGGCTGGCAACCTAGTGGTTTACATGACCCTTAACCCCAGCCAGCCTGACTCCTCTAGTACCTCCATGTGCAGCGTCGATAGTGCAGATGATATAAAGTCGTCAAACTCTGAGTGTAGCTCTAACGAAACATTCGACCTTCCTCCTCCCGGCGACTTGCGGTCGGCCCCCGCCCCTGGCACATCCTCCGCTTTTGTCTCTGCCTCTCCCTCTGCTCCCAAGGACGACAAAAAAAGCAGTAAATCCCACAAAGCTGCTGTCTTTTCCAAAAACGTCTCAAAGTGCGTTGCCCTGGATGGCAGGACAATTTGCGTAGGGGACATCGTTTGGGCCAAAATCCTTGGCTTCCCTTGGTGGCCTGCCCGCATCCTAGCCATCACAGTCAGTCGCAAAGATAATGGGCTCTTAGTCAGGCAGGAGGCCAGAGTGTCTTGGTTCGGGTCGCCTACCACTTCCTTCCTGGCAATTACCCAACTTGCCCCATTTCTAGAAAACTTCCAGTCTCGCTTTGACAAGAAGAGAAAGGGCCTGTATCGTAAAGCCATCACTGAGGCTGCCAAGGCTGCCAAGCAGCTCACCCCAGAGGTTCGCGCCTTGCTAACTCAGTTTGAGACGTGA